The Novosphingobium sp. 9U DNA segment GGGGCTATGGTCCGGCATCAGGTCCTCCTAAGGTTCAACGAAAGCGAGCGTACGGGTAGTTAGCGCAGCTCAACTCACAACAACGAGTGCATCGCCGTCTGGGTAGAGGACCTGCGCCGTTCGTGAGAGCCGCGAAGGTAGCTCCTCCGCCGCCCCCAGTGTTCTGCAATTTCCGTGATCACCAGGGCTGGCCGTCCCCGAATGACCAGTCCTCCTTTTCGACGAAAACCATGTTGATCATGATATCGTCGGGGCGGACCGACAGCTTGGCTTGGAGTTCGTCGGCGACGAACCGATAGAAGGCGAACTTCGTATCCTTCTTGTTGCCGACGGTGCTGGTGACCTGGATCAGGATGAAGTCGGGCGACCGGTTGAAGTCGAGAAATGTCGGATCATAGATCAGGTTGTCCGCGGTGTGCTCGCCGACGACCACGAAGCGGTCGCCATCGGGCGCCTCAAG contains these protein-coding regions:
- a CDS encoding tautomerase family protein, which gives rise to MPFARIDLIQGKSPEYRAAVADIVYRGIVDVLEAPDGDRFVVVGEHTADNLIYDPTFLDFNRSPDFILIQVTSTVGNKKDTKFAFYRFVADELQAKLSVRPDDIMINMVFVEKEDWSFGDGQPW